From a single Beijerinckia sp. 28-YEA-48 genomic region:
- a CDS encoding peptidase M29, giving the protein MLNDRIEERWIAAFEKVFTLSKIGAGDDVAILAESQSRALNIHLTELALLRMGARPFHVSVPTPAQKIRVPIRSTGASAAIGGQRPVIEALKACPVVIDLTVEGLMHAPETREILQAGTRILNISNEHPDALERLVPDETIRQRCLRARELCKNASRMTVTSAAGTNLDIDLVKTVHVPIWGYTDKPGTLAHWPGGLIVNFPRANTVNGTLVIDAGDINLTFKRYLDSPVTLTLENDFVVDIAGQGTDAELMRRYLAVWGDRNAYAVAHVGIGLHPDARYEALTMYDQRDTNGTELRAFAGNFLFSTGANEFADRFTLGHFDIPVRGCTIKVDDTVLVEAGALTQVLA; this is encoded by the coding sequence ATGCTCAATGACCGGATCGAGGAACGGTGGATCGCCGCCTTCGAGAAAGTGTTCACGCTCAGCAAGATCGGCGCGGGCGACGATGTCGCCATTCTGGCGGAAAGCCAATCGCGCGCGCTCAACATCCACCTGACCGAGCTGGCCCTGTTGCGCATGGGCGCGCGGCCCTTTCACGTGAGCGTGCCGACGCCGGCGCAAAAGATCCGCGTGCCGATCCGTTCCACCGGCGCCAGCGCCGCCATCGGCGGCCAGCGCCCGGTGATCGAAGCGCTGAAAGCCTGCCCCGTCGTCATCGATCTAACGGTCGAAGGGCTGATGCATGCGCCGGAAACCCGCGAAATCCTGCAGGCCGGCACGCGCATTCTCAACATCAGCAACGAACATCCCGATGCGCTCGAACGGCTGGTGCCGGATGAGACGATCCGGCAGCGTTGCCTGCGCGCGCGCGAACTGTGCAAGAACGCCAGCCGCATGACGGTGACATCGGCCGCCGGTACAAACCTCGACATCGATCTGGTTAAAACCGTGCACGTGCCGATCTGGGGCTATACCGACAAGCCCGGCACATTGGCACATTGGCCCGGCGGGCTTATCGTCAATTTCCCGCGCGCCAACACCGTCAACGGCACTTTGGTGATCGATGCCGGAGACATCAATCTCACCTTCAAACGCTATCTCGACTCGCCCGTGACATTAACCCTTGAGAACGATTTCGTCGTTGATATCGCCGGGCAAGGTACAGACGCCGAACTGATGCGCCGCTATCTGGCGGTGTGGGGCGACAGGAATGCCTATGCAGTCGCTCATGTCGGCATTGGCCTGCATCCGGATGCGCGCTACGAGGCGCTGACCATGTACGACCAGCGCGACACCAACGGCACGGAGCTGCGCGCCTTCGCCGGCAACTTCCTGTTCTCTACCGGCGCCAACGAATTCGCTGACCGGTTCACCCTCGGCCATTTCGACATTCCCGTGCGCGGCTGCACCATCAAGGTGGACGATACGGTGCTCGTGGAAGCCGGCGCGTTGACGCAGGTGCTAGCATGA
- a CDS encoding alpha/beta hydrolase: MTELAANTLAAKTRGRGQPIVFLHGLGGSSESWVPQLRTLGDHYHCIAPDLPGYGASPETTPMSLSAWADALARLFDAMKLDKVILVGHSLGGMLAQEFMIDHAARVSKLVLSCTSPAFGRKDGEFQKQFVSARLRKLEEGGTMRDVAEEATPTLFSPAASHEAVDSAIVTMWQVPEKTYRAALDCLVGFDRKEELTKIAVPTLLLSAEHDRAAPLIVMERMAEKIPHARHVSMPGLGHLPNIEAPERFDHALTTFIKAV; the protein is encoded by the coding sequence ATGACCGAGCTTGCAGCCAACACACTCGCCGCAAAGACGCGCGGCCGAGGCCAGCCCATCGTGTTCCTGCATGGCCTCGGCGGCAGCAGCGAAAGCTGGGTGCCGCAATTGCGCACGCTCGGCGATCATTACCATTGCATCGCGCCCGATCTGCCGGGCTATGGCGCCTCGCCGGAAACGACGCCGATGAGCCTGTCGGCCTGGGCCGATGCCTTGGCGCGTCTCTTCGATGCCATGAAGCTCGACAAGGTCATTCTTGTCGGCCATTCGCTGGGCGGCATGCTGGCGCAGGAATTCATGATCGACCATGCGGCGCGCGTGTCGAAACTCGTGCTCTCCTGCACCAGCCCGGCCTTCGGCCGCAAGGATGGCGAATTTCAAAAGCAGTTCGTCTCGGCCCGGCTGCGCAAGCTGGAAGAAGGCGGCACGATGCGCGATGTCGCCGAAGAAGCGACCCCGACCTTGTTCAGCCCCGCCGCCAGCCACGAGGCCGTCGATTCGGCCATTGTCACCATGTGGCAAGTGCCGGAAAAGACCTATCGCGCCGCGCTCGACTGCCTGGTCGGCTTCGACCGCAAGGAAGAATTGACGAAGATCGCCGTGCCGACCCTGCTTCTGTCAGCCGAGCACGATCGCGCCGCGCCTCTCATCGTGATGGAGCGCATGGCGGAGAAAATCCCGCACGCCCGCCATGTATCGATGCCGGGCCTCGGCCACCTGCCCAACATCGAAGCGCCGGAACGCTTCGACCATGCGCTGACCACGTTTATCAAAGCGGTTTGA
- a CDS encoding NAD(P)H-quinone oxidoreductase, whose product MTKTMQAVEITQPGGPDVLRMTTRPVPTIAADDVLVRVAAAGVNRPDVAQRSGVYPPPPGASDIPGLEIAGRIEQVGGAVSGWKVGDEVCALVTGGGYAEYCAVPAGQCLPVPKGLSLIEAASLPETFFTVWSNVFDRGRLTAGETLLIQGGSSGIGVTAIQMAKALGSRVITTAGSDDKCRACQDFGADVTINYKTQDFVKVVKQATEGKGADVILDMVGGDYLKREIACVALEGRIVLIAFLGGSQAPIDIMPLMLKRAWITGSTLRARPVAFKAAIATTLRAKIWPLIEAGRIKSAVHQVFTLEEAAEAHALMETSTHIGKIVLTVP is encoded by the coding sequence ATGACAAAGACGATGCAGGCTGTCGAAATCACGCAACCGGGCGGTCCCGACGTGCTGCGGATGACGACGCGGCCGGTGCCGACGATAGCGGCCGACGACGTGCTCGTGCGCGTGGCGGCTGCCGGCGTCAATCGGCCGGACGTGGCGCAGCGCAGCGGTGTCTATCCGCCACCGCCCGGCGCGAGCGACATTCCCGGCCTTGAAATCGCCGGCCGCATCGAACAGGTCGGCGGGGCCGTATCGGGTTGGAAGGTCGGCGATGAAGTCTGCGCCTTGGTCACAGGCGGCGGTTACGCTGAATATTGCGCGGTGCCAGCTGGTCAATGCTTGCCGGTGCCAAAGGGTCTCAGCCTGATCGAAGCGGCATCCTTGCCGGAAACCTTCTTCACCGTGTGGAGCAATGTGTTCGATCGCGGTCGGTTGACGGCCGGCGAAACCTTGCTGATCCAAGGCGGTTCTTCGGGCATCGGCGTTACCGCCATTCAGATGGCGAAAGCGCTGGGCAGCCGCGTCATCACCACTGCGGGTAGCGACGACAAATGCCGCGCCTGCCAGGACTTCGGCGCCGACGTGACGATCAATTACAAGACGCAGGATTTCGTCAAAGTGGTGAAACAGGCGACCGAAGGCAAGGGCGCCGACGTCATTCTCGACATGGTCGGTGGCGATTATCTGAAGCGCGAAATCGCCTGCGTGGCCTTGGAAGGCCGTATCGTGCTGATCGCTTTCCTCGGGGGTTCGCAGGCGCCGATCGACATCATGCCGCTGATGCTTAAGCGTGCCTGGATCACCGGTTCGACGTTGCGGGCTCGCCCCGTTGCCTTCAAGGCGGCGATCGCGACGACGCTGCGCGCCAAGATCTGGCCGTTGATCGAAGCGGGGCGGATCAAGTCGGCCGTTCACCAAGTCTTCACGCTGGAAGAGGCGGCTGAGGCGCACGCGCTGATGGAAACCTCGACGCATATCGGCAAGATCGTTCTCACCGTGCCATAA
- a CDS encoding AMP-binding protein: protein MAAARFYCADPDVAVLQAQLQRLVARSPFYAQKLKGVAVAKLDHMRDIADLPMMVLSEIRLSQTQAPPLGHHAVADLKDVRFIHSSSGTTAPPHYVGITARDWESWVATAQECFSINGVGEGDVVLDALGFGMFTGGLPIAAGFQRLGATVVPAGPVDPQHLLRIANDTRINFMICTPSYIDHLTDYLGADGLNIPTLRGILLGAEPGGSIPELRRVIERVTGVPAVEGLGNADLLPVYGARCGLSEGNHLVATNGLLLELVDPLTGRVLPFEDGIEGELVATHLTRECTPVVRLRTGDIVRAHLSACPCGRTTPRLTCLGRIDDAIVIEDRRILPSQVQAVVAAFNPETTLAFEIVHRQNDDRLHLRAEYGLDVSDVAHLERRLALAFAERLQVPSEITLLPPHTLPRYEMKSRRLWRA from the coding sequence ATGGCTGCGGCCCGATTCTACTGCGCCGATCCGGATGTCGCAGTGCTACAGGCGCAATTGCAGCGCCTCGTGGCGCGCTCGCCTTTCTATGCGCAGAAGCTCAAGGGCGTAGCCGTCGCGAAACTCGATCATATGCGCGACATTGCCGATCTGCCGATGATGGTCCTGTCGGAAATCCGCCTGAGCCAGACGCAGGCGCCGCCGCTCGGCCACCATGCCGTTGCCGATCTGAAAGATGTGCGCTTCATTCATTCATCGTCGGGCACGACCGCGCCGCCGCACTATGTCGGCATCACGGCGCGCGACTGGGAAAGCTGGGTGGCGACGGCGCAGGAATGCTTCTCCATCAATGGCGTGGGCGAGGGCGATGTCGTGCTCGACGCGCTCGGCTTCGGCATGTTCACTGGCGGCTTGCCGATCGCGGCTGGGTTTCAGCGGCTCGGGGCGACAGTGGTGCCCGCCGGCCCGGTCGATCCGCAACACCTGTTGCGCATCGCCAACGACACGCGCATCAACTTCATGATCTGCACGCCGTCCTATATCGATCACTTGACCGATTATCTCGGCGCGGACGGGCTGAACATCCCGACCTTGCGCGGCATTCTGCTCGGCGCCGAGCCGGGCGGCAGCATTCCGGAATTGCGCCGCGTCATTGAGCGCGTCACTGGCGTTCCGGCGGTCGAGGGTCTTGGCAATGCCGATCTCCTGCCGGTTTACGGTGCGCGCTGCGGCCTGTCGGAAGGCAATCATCTGGTGGCGACCAACGGCCTGCTGCTCGAATTGGTCGATCCGTTGACGGGGCGTGTTCTGCCTTTTGAAGATGGTATCGAAGGAGAACTGGTGGCCACCCACCTGACACGCGAATGCACGCCTGTGGTGCGGCTGCGCACCGGCGACATCGTGCGCGCCCATCTGTCGGCCTGTCCGTGCGGGCGCACGACGCCGCGCCTGACTTGCCTCGGCCGCATCGATGATGCGATCGTCATCGAAGATCGCCGCATCCTGCCTTCGCAGGTGCAGGCCGTGGTTGCTGCGTTCAATCCCGAAACGACCTTGGCGTTCGAAATTGTCCACCGGCAGAACGATGACCGTCTGCATCTGCGCGCCGAATACGGTCTCGACGTCAGCGATGTCGCTCACCTCGAGCGGCGTTTGGCCTTGGCTTTCGCTGAACGGCTGCAGGTTCCGAGCGAGATTACTCTGCTGCCGCCCCATACGCTGCCACGCTACGAGATGAAGTCGCGGCGGCTTTGGCGCGCCTGA
- a CDS encoding FadR/GntR family transcriptional regulator: protein MPSSPLLKNIEVIRQGRKSESVVQQMRDAINRGDLGPGAKLPSEPRLAESFGVSRTVIREAVRVLETRGYLEVRRGSAGGTFVSERVPDEFRPSRNSVALPVTDDGQLLEVRLSIEPGLMRTVACRSPRDLLDLRTALSHSANPNLTPARAINALTDFHITLAHLAANPLFGYFLAELVRPIRTSISPRVQDRAWVIECHAQHEAIARAVEEGDSERAVELMKAHLLFEHGADS from the coding sequence ATGCCATCAAGCCCACTCCTGAAGAACATCGAAGTGATCCGTCAGGGGCGCAAATCGGAATCCGTCGTCCAGCAGATGCGCGATGCGATCAACCGCGGCGATCTCGGTCCTGGCGCGAAATTGCCGTCCGAGCCGCGACTGGCGGAGAGCTTCGGCGTCTCTCGTACGGTTATCCGCGAGGCCGTCAGGGTGCTGGAGACCCGTGGTTATCTGGAAGTTCGTCGCGGCTCGGCTGGTGGCACCTTCGTTTCCGAGCGCGTGCCAGATGAATTCCGGCCATCGCGGAACAGCGTCGCTCTGCCGGTGACGGACGATGGTCAGTTGCTTGAAGTGCGCCTCAGCATCGAGCCCGGGTTGATGCGGACGGTTGCCTGCCGCTCGCCGCGCGATCTGCTTGATCTACGCACGGCCCTGTCCCATTCGGCCAATCCGAACTTAACCCCGGCGCGGGCGATCAACGCGCTCACAGACTTCCACATCACGCTCGCTCATCTCGCCGCCAATCCACTGTTCGGCTATTTCCTGGCGGAGTTAGTCCGGCCGATCCGGACCTCGATCAGTCCGCGTGTCCAGGATCGTGCCTGGGTCATCGAATGCCATGCCCAGCACGAAGCGATTGCGCGCGCGGTGGAGGAGGGCGACAGCGAACGTGCGGTGGAGCTGATGAAGGCCCATCTGCTTTTCGAACATGGTGCCGATAGCTGA
- a CDS encoding MFS transporter — MPNLAREALLRAPPAPHRPRAPGAASIISGEHIMTQVNTTAAAAPRTSNMFRVALASCIGTAIEYYDYLAFGIAAALIFNQLFFPAQDPLTGTLLAFAAFGTGFIVRPLGGIIIGHFGDRIGRKRMLVLTLVLMGGATFLIGCLPTYEQIGIWAPIALVLLRLIQGFSAGGEWAGAVLMAVEHAPPNRRGFYGSWAMLGIGLGSLLALLAFAALGGLDPQAFRDWGWRVPFLISAILIPVGLYIRLRIAESPSFDELRKRNAVLRVPILDAIRNYPKAILLTAGTNLGYNTFIYLVFTFTLTYATQQLKLPRSLILNASMAGAVLQMLSVLLFAAISDKVGRKPVLMVGAVAIAAYAFIFFRILDIGTPTAVYVAICMAYVVSAIMFGPIGAFFCEHFGTQVRYSGASLGYQLGAVLGGGLAPTLAVALYSMSNNQTWSVSLYVAIVAAISLVCLMLLRETAHEEQK; from the coding sequence ATGCCCAACCTTGCCCGAGAGGCACTGCTGCGGGCGCCGCCTGCACCGCATCGGCCACGGGCGCCGGGCGCGGCCAGCATCATCTCGGGGGAGCACATCATGACGCAAGTGAACACCACGGCCGCGGCCGCACCACGAACATCCAACATGTTTCGGGTCGCATTGGCCTCGTGCATCGGCACGGCCATCGAATATTATGATTACCTTGCCTTCGGCATCGCCGCGGCGTTGATCTTCAACCAATTGTTCTTTCCGGCGCAGGACCCGCTGACCGGCACCCTGCTCGCTTTCGCCGCCTTCGGCACAGGCTTCATCGTGCGACCACTGGGCGGCATCATCATCGGCCATTTCGGCGATCGCATCGGCCGCAAACGCATGCTGGTGCTGACGCTGGTGTTGATGGGTGGCGCCACGTTCCTCATCGGCTGCTTGCCAACTTATGAACAGATCGGCATCTGGGCACCGATCGCGCTTGTGCTCCTGCGGCTGATCCAGGGCTTTTCGGCGGGCGGAGAATGGGCCGGCGCGGTGTTGATGGCGGTCGAACATGCGCCGCCGAACCGGCGCGGCTTTTACGGTAGCTGGGCCATGCTGGGCATTGGTCTGGGAAGCCTTCTCGCACTCCTGGCTTTTGCGGCGCTGGGTGGCCTCGATCCGCAGGCTTTCCGCGATTGGGGCTGGCGCGTGCCTTTCCTCATCAGCGCGATCTTGATTCCAGTCGGTCTATATATTCGCCTGCGCATCGCGGAGTCGCCATCGTTCGATGAATTGCGCAAGCGCAATGCGGTCTTACGCGTTCCCATTCTCGATGCGATCCGCAACTATCCGAAGGCCATCCTGCTCACGGCAGGCACCAATCTCGGCTACAATACCTTCATCTATCTTGTTTTCACTTTCACACTCACTTATGCGACGCAACAGTTGAAGCTGCCGCGCAGCCTGATTTTGAATGCATCAATGGCCGGCGCGGTGCTGCAAATGCTGTCGGTGCTGCTGTTCGCCGCCATCTCAGACAAGGTCGGCCGCAAACCGGTGCTGATGGTCGGAGCGGTAGCGATCGCGGCCTACGCTTTCATCTTCTTCCGTATTCTCGATATCGGTACGCCGACGGCGGTCTATGTCGCGATTTGCATGGCTTATGTCGTGTCCGCCATCATGTTCGGACCGATCGGCGCCTTCTTCTGCGAGCATTTCGGCACGCAGGTTCGCTACAGCGGCGCGTCACTGGGCTATCAGCTCGGCGCGGTGCTTGGCGGCGGCCTCGCCCCGACCCTGGCGGTGGCGCTCTACAGCATGAGCAACAATCAGACATGGTCGGTGTCGCTCTACGTCGCGATCGTTGCAGCCATCAGCCTCGTCTGCCTGATGTTGTTGCGCGAAACGGCGCACGAGGAGCAAAAATAG
- a CDS encoding tripartite tricarboxylate transporter substrate-binding protein: MCLSLRHTALAAAFLLHIIASPANAQQQTVRLFVGLPAGGSVDVLARLLADKLQASLGKSVIVENRPGASARIAVQAVKSSPPDGSALLVTPGAIVHLYPHVFKNLGYDPFKDLTPISKLVTWDFGFAVPANSSIKTVRDFIDAAKANPKAAFYGSPSSGSPQHLLGVQMASVLGVPLQHVWFKGAADAVNALLSDAVPSAVLALGDLSQQHKAGTLRVLATFSKERSILMPDVPTMTELGYPELQATGGVAFYGPGGMSRELSESLSRAAQAALDDPIVKDRIQKMDIIPVSSTSRELQEYDLRELDRWHDSAKASGFFAD, from the coding sequence ATGTGCTTATCACTTCGGCATACGGCCCTCGCGGCTGCATTTCTCCTGCACATCATCGCAAGTCCGGCAAATGCTCAACAGCAAACCGTACGCCTCTTCGTCGGCCTTCCCGCTGGCGGATCGGTCGACGTGCTGGCCCGGTTGCTCGCCGATAAACTGCAGGCGAGCCTGGGCAAGAGTGTAATCGTCGAAAATCGGCCAGGCGCATCGGCACGTATTGCCGTACAGGCCGTCAAATCGTCCCCGCCCGATGGCAGTGCCCTCTTGGTCACGCCCGGCGCCATTGTTCATCTCTATCCGCACGTCTTCAAAAATCTCGGCTACGACCCCTTCAAAGATCTGACGCCGATCTCGAAGCTGGTGACCTGGGACTTCGGCTTCGCCGTACCCGCCAATTCCTCCATCAAGACGGTGCGGGATTTTATCGATGCCGCAAAAGCCAACCCGAAAGCCGCCTTCTACGGCTCGCCGTCGAGCGGCAGCCCGCAACATCTGCTCGGCGTGCAGATGGCCAGCGTACTCGGCGTACCCCTGCAACATGTCTGGTTCAAAGGCGCTGCCGATGCCGTCAATGCGCTGTTGAGCGATGCCGTGCCTTCGGCCGTGCTGGCGCTCGGTGATCTGAGCCAACAGCATAAAGCTGGCACGCTCCGCGTTCTGGCAACGTTTAGCAAGGAACGCTCCATCCTCATGCCCGACGTGCCGACGATGACGGAACTCGGCTATCCGGAGCTACAGGCGACGGGCGGGGTTGCCTTCTACGGTCCAGGAGGCATGAGCCGCGAGCTTAGTGAAAGCCTGAGCCGAGCAGCTCAGGCCGCACTGGATGATCCCATTGTGAAAGATCGCATCCAAAAGATGGATATCATCCCAGTCAGCAGCACGTCGAGGGAATTGCAGGAGTATGATCTTCGCGAACTCGATCGCTGGCACGACAGCGCCAAGGCATCCGGCTTTTTCGCCGACTAA
- a CDS encoding amidohydrolase family protein has translation MSDAIRHSASEAAFLDGNIILPNGQARALLTRGSRIAAIGSVAEIRQAMAANARVIDLKNRTVIAGLIDGHAHMDREGMKSILPPLADATSVEQVVDKIAALAATRQPGEWIVTNPLGLPPTFDNLPGTLAEKRYPNRWDLDRAAPDNPVYIRSIWGYWRPSLPLVSVANSAALKLAGITRDSKAPVESVQIGVDPSTSEPDGIFYEWNKMPVVEHTLMRSAPNFTRDQRIAGLRESMRIYNSFGTTGVFEGHGASTDVIATYKHLRASNALTVRAGLMFSPAWRSSNLADCVDVLKSWGQWLAGRGLGDEWLRVQGMFCEADDSPEQKLRAAAFPQTGWAGFHCSALPETILQPLLVEAARAGIRVTGIWPSNLRLFAEVDKIAPIAGQRWVLGHIMSLDADDIRLIKDLGLVITTHTSAFLYKQGLQQKATLGQARESEIVPLRALIDAGVPVSLGSDNVPPTLFASIGHCISRRERSGAIVAADQAISRREALHCATAGGAYLTFEEDERGTLEVGKLADFAVLSENLLTCPEDRIGHILADMTVVGGAVVYERAIAQPHAS, from the coding sequence ATGTCCGACGCCATTCGCCATTCCGCCTCCGAAGCCGCTTTCCTCGACGGCAATATCATTCTGCCCAATGGACAAGCGCGCGCGCTGTTAACGCGTGGATCGCGGATCGCCGCCATTGGCTCGGTCGCGGAGATCCGGCAAGCCATGGCGGCAAACGCCCGGGTGATCGATCTCAAAAATCGCACGGTGATCGCCGGTCTCATCGATGGCCATGCCCATATGGATCGCGAAGGCATGAAGAGCATCCTGCCACCGCTCGCCGATGCGACCAGTGTTGAACAGGTGGTGGATAAGATCGCGGCACTTGCAGCAACCAGACAGCCGGGCGAGTGGATCGTCACCAATCCGCTCGGCCTACCGCCCACCTTCGACAACTTGCCGGGTACGCTTGCCGAGAAACGCTATCCGAACCGCTGGGACCTCGACCGCGCTGCTCCTGATAATCCAGTCTACATCCGCTCCATCTGGGGTTATTGGCGCCCGTCCCTGCCGCTGGTGTCCGTCGCCAACAGCGCCGCCCTGAAATTGGCCGGCATTACCCGCGACAGCAAGGCGCCGGTGGAAAGCGTCCAGATCGGTGTAGATCCCTCGACCAGTGAACCGGACGGCATCTTCTATGAATGGAACAAGATGCCGGTGGTTGAACATACGCTGATGCGCAGCGCCCCGAATTTTACGCGTGATCAACGCATTGCGGGACTGCGGGAGTCGATGCGCATCTACAATAGCTTCGGTACGACCGGTGTATTTGAAGGCCACGGTGCGTCGACGGATGTTATCGCCACCTACAAACATCTGCGTGCCAGCAATGCGTTGACTGTCCGCGCCGGTTTGATGTTCAGTCCGGCCTGGCGCTCCTCAAATCTGGCCGATTGCGTTGATGTTCTGAAATCGTGGGGCCAGTGGCTCGCCGGGCGAGGCCTCGGTGACGAATGGCTGCGCGTGCAGGGCATGTTCTGCGAGGCGGACGACTCACCTGAGCAAAAGTTGCGCGCCGCCGCTTTCCCGCAGACCGGCTGGGCGGGCTTTCACTGCTCGGCCTTGCCGGAAACGATCCTGCAGCCGTTGCTCGTCGAAGCGGCGCGCGCCGGCATTCGCGTCACCGGCATCTGGCCCAGCAACTTGCGCCTTTTCGCTGAGGTTGACAAAATCGCTCCCATTGCCGGGCAACGCTGGGTCCTCGGCCATATCATGAGCTTGGACGCGGACGACATTCGCCTGATCAAGGATCTTGGCCTTGTCATCACCACGCACACCAGCGCTTTTCTCTACAAGCAGGGTTTGCAGCAGAAGGCGACACTGGGCCAGGCACGCGAAAGCGAGATCGTGCCACTGCGAGCCCTAATCGATGCGGGCGTTCCCGTATCTCTCGGCAGCGACAACGTTCCTCCGACCCTATTCGCCTCGATCGGCCACTGCATCTCACGGCGCGAACGCAGCGGCGCTATCGTGGCTGCCGACCAGGCGATCAGCCGTCGTGAAGCCCTTCACTGCGCGACGGCAGGCGGTGCCTATCTCACGTTCGAGGAAGACGAACGCGGCACGCTGGAAGTCGGCAAGCTCGCCGACTTCGCCGTGCTCTCCGAGAATCTCCTCACCTGTCCCGAAGATCGGATTGGTCATATCCTTGCCGACATGACCGTAGTCGGCGGCGCGGTCGTCTATGAGCGGGCGATAGCGCAACCACATGCAAGTTGA